A section of the Leptospira terpstrae serovar Hualin str. LT 11-33 = ATCC 700639 genome encodes:
- a CDS encoding LTA synthase family protein gives MKKLFSKLPFYIRFHLLLAGLGIVFLTIYRVAFFTMYSYRIHDKSIWILFKAFLKGARFDISVLCVLLGASLLYSSLHFLNRNRIYRAVWRTFPVILIILLLFLLIADLIYYENGNKHLGYEAFAYLGFEMLPLVGSAFSQNPFLFLLGLFVIGGISFGIYKIQSKFPYSHVNLHYKWAGLQFLVVLALLILGIRGGIQTSPLRTSDAIITKETIINDLVLNPGFTVITDLKMTKVDDRHFMKLNDASAIVQKEVAYPGSIFVSEEYPLLRKNTLNTTKPLPHIVVIVLEGWTGKFIDIIGTGQVEGKVVTPYFNQLIRQGMFFKNFFASGGRTTNGLMALMGGIPDRPGLTAVRTPQILNRFSGLGNIAKTIGYETLFVTGTDLSFNNKGSIMYHWGFDTLVGKSELEKNPEYKTGPWSYLDEASLDAMHRRLLEVKPSKPIVSVIHTGTTHYPYKVPDEKYRLFESTTQDSEYLNVLHYADFALHEYMEKAKKAPYFKDTIFFFVSDHSHHRFLNYYEDRNVPLLIYAPGKIKPELREDITSQLDLIPTILGFMEREVYFSVMGRDLRKVKGQSAYFAYGNIFGWIEDDFLYYQSVSGGQGETKTIKPPFVDIGLCYRDINLCKKHGDKTKAFLNLGDELLKSNHLFPSESVLKEIKSNTKY, from the coding sequence ATGAAAAAACTATTTTCAAAACTGCCGTTTTACATTCGGTTTCATTTGCTTTTGGCGGGACTTGGGATTGTATTCCTTACTATTTACCGGGTCGCTTTTTTTACCATGTATTCTTACCGGATCCATGACAAATCCATTTGGATTTTATTCAAAGCATTTTTAAAAGGCGCACGGTTTGATATTTCCGTCTTATGTGTGTTACTTGGCGCGAGCTTGTTGTATTCTTCTTTACACTTTCTCAACCGTAACCGTATTTATCGGGCTGTATGGAGAACTTTCCCCGTCATTTTAATCATCCTACTTCTTTTTCTTCTCATTGCGGATTTGATTTATTATGAGAATGGAAACAAACATTTAGGATACGAAGCTTTTGCATATCTGGGTTTTGAAATGTTGCCTCTTGTGGGATCTGCTTTTTCTCAAAACCCTTTTTTGTTTTTACTTGGCCTGTTTGTCATAGGTGGCATTAGTTTTGGAATTTATAAAATCCAATCTAAGTTTCCTTATTCGCATGTAAATTTACACTATAAGTGGGCGGGGCTCCAATTTCTGGTAGTATTGGCACTTCTTATTCTTGGGATTCGCGGAGGAATTCAAACGAGTCCTCTAAGGACAAGTGATGCCATCATCACCAAAGAAACCATCATCAACGATTTAGTCCTTAACCCAGGTTTTACTGTGATCACCGACTTAAAAATGACCAAAGTGGACGACCGTCATTTTATGAAATTGAATGATGCCAGTGCCATCGTCCAAAAGGAAGTAGCTTATCCTGGTTCTATTTTTGTGAGTGAAGAATATCCTTTACTTCGGAAAAACACTCTCAATACAACGAAACCCTTACCACATATTGTTGTGATTGTTTTGGAAGGTTGGACAGGAAAGTTTATTGATATCATTGGAACTGGCCAAGTCGAAGGAAAAGTAGTCACACCGTATTTTAACCAACTCATTCGGCAAGGGATGTTCTTTAAGAATTTTTTTGCGAGTGGGGGAAGGACTACCAATGGACTTATGGCTCTTATGGGAGGAATTCCCGACAGACCAGGCCTCACGGCGGTTCGCACCCCGCAAATCCTCAATCGTTTTTCAGGGCTTGGAAATATTGCAAAAACAATCGGTTATGAAACTCTTTTTGTTACGGGAACTGATCTCAGTTTTAACAATAAAGGAAGTATCATGTACCATTGGGGATTTGATACTCTCGTCGGCAAAAGTGAGTTAGAAAAAAATCCAGAATACAAAACGGGGCCTTGGAGTTATTTGGATGAAGCTTCACTAGACGCCATGCATCGAAGGTTGTTAGAGGTAAAGCCTAGTAAACCAATTGTCTCTGTCATTCATACAGGAACCACTCACTATCCATACAAAGTGCCAGATGAAAAGTATCGATTGTTTGAATCGACTACTCAAGACAGTGAATACTTAAACGTTCTCCACTATGCAGACTTTGCTCTGCATGAATATATGGAAAAAGCAAAAAAAGCTCCTTACTTTAAGGATACTATTTTCTTTTTTGTTTCAGACCATAGCCACCACCGCTTTCTCAACTATTACGAAGATCGCAATGTTCCTCTACTGATCTATGCCCCGGGTAAAATCAAACCGGAACTGAGAGAAGACATCACTTCCCAGTTGGATTTAATTCCTACGATCCTTGGTTTTATGGAAAGGGAAGTTTATTTTAGTGTGATGGGTCGGGATTTAAGGAAAGTGAAAGGACAGTCTGCTTATTTTGCCTATGGGAATATATTTGGATGGATTGAAGATGACTTTTTGTATTACCAGTCAGTGTCTGGTGGACAGGGGGAAACAAAGACCATCAAACCACCGTTTGTGGACATCGGGCTTTGTTACAGAGATATCAATTTATGCAAAAAACATGGGGATAAAACGAAAGCTTTTTTAAATTTAGGAGACGAACTCCTGAAGTCGAACCATTTGTTCCCTTCGGAGTCCGTTCTTAAAGAAATTAAATCTAATACCAAGTATTAG
- a CDS encoding PQQ-dependent sugar dehydrogenase: protein MKIQIFVLFSFLSVSISCDDLGRTVLKNFNKKYETDGQVLGSKPLFIGLDAKRKQVAISLQEVVKVKEPTDIQFPPGDTPFLFVLEKAGNLILFHREKKTSRVLAKFPVITDSEEGLLGLTFHPQFSKQPKLYTNYVKSIANKDITIVSEWEVENPTNYETMKLVNERVLLQVEQPYPNHNGGQLAFGPDSHLYIGLGDGGWRADPKNHGQNPNTLLGSILRISVTADKESKKPYSIPSDNPFVGKSGYASEIFAYGIRNPWRMSFSPDGRLLVADVGQDAYEEVDIILSGKNYGWNQTEGFHCFTDGCNTALYQPPFYEYGRDEGQSITGGYVYTGSAIPSLKGMYVFGDFIQGKIWAIPVPKPGENVRVTETVALGKWNLLIPTFGRDNDGEIFVADYQSGTIYKVVKP from the coding sequence ATGAAAATCCAAATCTTTGTTTTATTTTCCTTTTTGTCTGTCTCCATTTCTTGTGATGATTTAGGCAGGACCGTTTTAAAAAACTTCAATAAGAAGTATGAAACCGATGGCCAAGTCCTCGGATCAAAACCCCTCTTTATCGGCCTGGATGCCAAACGCAAACAAGTTGCTATCTCACTACAAGAAGTCGTGAAGGTAAAAGAACCCACGGACATCCAGTTTCCCCCAGGGGACACACCCTTTCTTTTTGTTTTAGAAAAAGCAGGGAACCTTATACTCTTTCACAGAGAAAAAAAGACAAGCCGAGTGCTTGCAAAATTTCCAGTCATTACGGATAGCGAAGAAGGTCTTCTTGGTCTTACTTTCCATCCACAGTTTTCCAAACAACCAAAACTATATACCAATTATGTTAAGTCGATTGCAAACAAAGACATCACGATTGTTTCCGAATGGGAAGTGGAAAACCCAACCAATTACGAGACTATGAAACTCGTAAACGAACGTGTGTTATTGCAAGTGGAACAACCTTATCCTAATCATAATGGGGGACAATTGGCGTTTGGCCCGGACAGTCATTTGTACATTGGACTTGGGGATGGAGGGTGGAGAGCCGATCCCAAAAACCATGGACAAAATCCAAATACCTTACTTGGATCCATTTTAAGAATCAGTGTGACCGCTGACAAAGAATCTAAAAAACCTTATTCCATACCTTCAGACAATCCCTTTGTCGGAAAATCCGGTTACGCATCGGAAATTTTTGCCTATGGGATACGTAATCCTTGGCGAATGAGTTTTTCACCTGACGGACGTTTGCTTGTGGCTGATGTGGGCCAAGATGCCTATGAAGAAGTAGATATCATCCTTTCTGGTAAAAATTACGGTTGGAACCAAACGGAAGGTTTTCATTGTTTTACTGACGGCTGTAATACGGCACTTTACCAACCTCCTTTTTATGAATATGGTAGAGACGAAGGCCAATCCATCACTGGTGGATATGTGTATACAGGTTCTGCCATTCCCAGTTTGAAAGGAATGTATGTGTTTGGTGATTTTATCCAAGGAAAAATTTGGGCTATTCCTGTTCCAAAACCGGGAGAGAATGTTAGGGTAACGGAAACCGTTGCACTTGGAAAATGGAACTTACTCATTCCGACTTTTGGACGGGACAATGATGGAGAAATCTTTGTAGCAGACTACCAATCAGGAACCATATATAAAGTGGTAAAACCTTAA
- a CDS encoding transmembrane 220 family protein, translated as MKLFRILCIPIFLYFAYLQLNDPDPYLWFPIYAIVAIIALVGFYRMVPKFVGWILIPIYLVLAVYFYTQAPYFGMEVEEVREYLGLLIASAAVAVLVFKR; from the coding sequence ATGAAACTCTTTCGAATTCTTTGTATCCCTATCTTCCTCTACTTTGCTTATTTGCAATTGAATGACCCTGACCCTTACCTTTGGTTCCCTATTTACGCTATTGTGGCAATCATAGCGCTTGTTGGATTCTATCGTATGGTGCCCAAGTTCGTTGGGTGGATTCTTATACCAATTTATTTAGTTTTAGCCGTATATTTTTACACACAAGCTCCCTACTTTGGAATGGAAGTGGAAGAAGTCAGAGAGTATTTAGGGCTTTTGATTGCAAGTGCTGCAGTGGCAGTTCTTGTCTTTAAACGGTAG
- the sufB gene encoding Fe-S cluster assembly protein SufB, with protein METTASLDKAPFEFYKPDNFPKGLTRKVVESISHIKNEPSWLAEFRLKAFEVYEQKPMPTWGFIPQFHINIDDYVHYVGSNQKKKKSWDEVDPEILRSFEKLGIPEHERKYLAGIETMNDSETIYANVKKELTDLGIIFCDIDTAIKEYPELVREYLGTVVTIGDNKFSALNSAVFSGGSFAYIPKGVKTPMPLQAYFKVTAASSGQYERTLLIADEGAHLEYSEGCTSVQDKGTNFHTAVVELVAKKDSKIFYTTIQNWKKNMYNWTVKRGICEEAAHITWTDCNIGANTIKYPGIILKGDHSTGDVLSLAFAGSGQVQDTGARIIHVGKNTRSNILAKGVALDGGINSYRGLVKFEPSSKGSYSHIKCDGLMMDNRSQSHAYPYNDVSGEEGTLNYEATVSKIDDDQLFYLQSRGMSEDDAKLLIINGFCEGVTKHLDVEYSVEMTKLIKMILEDGKVIAEK; from the coding sequence ATGGAAACTACAGCCAGTTTAGACAAGGCACCTTTTGAATTTTATAAACCTGATAATTTTCCAAAGGGCCTCACTCGTAAGGTTGTAGAATCTATCTCCCATATCAAAAACGAACCAAGTTGGCTTGCTGAATTTCGTTTGAAGGCTTTCGAAGTCTATGAACAAAAACCAATGCCTACTTGGGGATTCATACCTCAGTTTCATATTAATATCGATGACTATGTACATTATGTAGGTTCCAACCAAAAGAAAAAAAAATCTTGGGACGAAGTGGATCCAGAAATCCTACGTAGTTTTGAAAAATTAGGAATTCCTGAACACGAAAGGAAATACCTGGCCGGAATCGAAACCATGAATGATTCCGAAACCATTTATGCGAACGTAAAAAAAGAACTTACTGATCTCGGAATTATTTTCTGCGACATTGACACTGCCATCAAAGAATATCCGGAACTCGTTCGTGAGTATTTGGGAACCGTAGTTACCATTGGGGATAATAAATTCTCTGCCCTTAACTCAGCAGTTTTTAGTGGTGGATCATTTGCCTATATTCCTAAGGGAGTTAAAACTCCCATGCCTCTTCAAGCATATTTTAAAGTAACAGCTGCTAGTTCCGGACAATATGAACGCACACTCCTCATCGCTGATGAAGGAGCTCATTTGGAATACAGCGAAGGATGTACTTCGGTTCAGGACAAAGGAACCAATTTTCATACTGCCGTCGTAGAGCTCGTTGCCAAAAAAGACTCTAAGATATTTTATACCACCATACAAAATTGGAAAAAGAATATGTACAATTGGACCGTGAAACGGGGGATCTGCGAAGAAGCAGCTCACATCACTTGGACCGATTGTAATATTGGAGCCAATACCATCAAATATCCAGGGATCATCTTAAAAGGTGATCATTCCACTGGGGATGTTTTATCCTTAGCATTTGCTGGAAGTGGGCAAGTGCAAGATACTGGTGCTCGGATCATCCATGTGGGAAAAAATACTCGTTCCAATATCCTTGCCAAAGGAGTGGCACTCGATGGGGGAATCAATTCCTACCGTGGGCTTGTTAAGTTTGAACCATCGAGTAAAGGATCTTACAGTCATATCAAATGTGATGGGCTTATGATGGACAACCGCTCTCAGTCGCATGCTTACCCCTACAACGATGTTTCTGGGGAAGAGGGAACTCTAAACTACGAAGCCACGGTATCCAAAATTGATGATGACCAATTGTTTTACTTACAATCTAGGGGTATGTCCGAAGACGATGCCAAGTTACTCATTATCAACGGATTTTGCGAAGGAGTCACCAAACATTTAGATGTGGAATACTCTGTCGAGATGACAAAACTCATCAAAATGATTTTGGAAGACGGAAAGGTCATTGCCGAAAAATAG
- a CDS encoding peroxiredoxin has protein sequence MPQVTSHAPDFKATAVIGDSFKEIKLSDYKGKWVVLFFYPLDFTFVCPTEIIEYDAKLEDFKKIGAEVLGVSVDSEFSHLAWKKTARKEGGIGEIKYPLIADKTKEIAKSFGVLIESGPDAGVALRGTFIIDPAGIIRQATVNDLPVGRNIEEAVRLIKAFQFVEKHGEVCPANWDEGKKTMKADPTGSKAYFASVN, from the coding sequence ATGCCACAAGTGACATCACATGCCCCAGATTTTAAAGCAACAGCAGTGATCGGGGATAGTTTTAAAGAAATCAAATTGTCCGATTACAAAGGAAAATGGGTGGTTCTATTTTTCTACCCACTCGATTTTACATTTGTTTGCCCGACAGAAATTATTGAATACGATGCGAAACTCGAAGATTTTAAAAAGATCGGAGCCGAAGTTTTGGGAGTTTCCGTTGATAGCGAATTTTCGCACTTAGCTTGGAAAAAAACAGCCCGAAAAGAAGGTGGTATTGGTGAGATCAAATACCCACTCATCGCTGACAAAACAAAAGAGATCGCAAAATCCTTTGGAGTTTTGATCGAGTCAGGCCCTGATGCTGGGGTTGCCCTTCGCGGGACCTTTATCATTGATCCTGCGGGTATCATTCGCCAAGCAACTGTTAACGACCTTCCTGTAGGACGTAACATTGAAGAAGCAGTGCGCCTCATCAAAGCTTTCCAATTTGTGGAAAAACACGGTGAAGTTTGCCCTGCAAACTGGGACGAAGGAAAGAAAACGATGAAAGCAGATCCTACTGGGTCTAAGGCTTACTTCGCTTCCGTAAATTAA
- a CDS encoding ATP-binding cassette domain-containing protein, translating into MSQHITIHNLNYFYDSQSELLFQGLNLHFSVGWTGIVGKNGSGKSTLAKIIAGLLVPNSGTVVGNETVYYLSQDTDLSKEELSDFLYDNSKESGKYKNLLKVKIKSLEEYDHLSFGEKRRILLAMALSYGPASLILDEPTNHLDFESIQIIQGAMKHYQGIGILISHDRSLLDDLTTSCVFLEKNFYSQRPGNYSEGKREMKREAEKRVHDWGIRRKERKKLDAELKRRREEASLSHKHRSKKGLDLHDHDGRSKKNLARVSGKDGQAGRLKNQLEKRYEQSERKENEIFVNLPEKENLGITWKTEISKRKHLFLWEEDCFDFGFMKLNLNTHIQIQPESKISITGKNGTGKSTLLRFLANQCEEKQIPYLYLPQEFSKEEVQSLQWKFQNLPADAKAKVLSGIHRLGTDPKRFAESESFSPGEIKKLYLSLHLEESPEILLLDEPTNHLDINSLEALECSLKTLQTALVVVSHDRRFVESITWEEWSLENLSLVQKHLDRI; encoded by the coding sequence ATGTCCCAACATATCACCATTCACAATTTAAATTATTTCTACGATTCTCAATCCGAGCTTTTATTCCAAGGTCTAAACCTTCATTTTAGTGTAGGTTGGACGGGAATTGTTGGCAAAAACGGGAGTGGAAAATCCACTCTTGCCAAAATCATTGCAGGTTTACTGGTACCAAATTCAGGAACTGTGGTTGGAAATGAAACTGTCTATTACCTTTCCCAAGATACAGATCTTTCCAAAGAAGAACTATCAGATTTTCTTTATGACAATTCCAAAGAATCAGGAAAATATAAAAATCTTTTGAAGGTCAAAATCAAATCTTTAGAAGAATATGATCATTTGAGTTTTGGAGAAAAACGAAGGATCCTCCTTGCTATGGCTTTGTCCTATGGACCTGCGAGTTTGATTTTGGATGAACCCACAAACCATTTAGATTTTGAAAGTATCCAGATCATTCAGGGTGCTATGAAACATTACCAAGGAATTGGAATCCTCATTAGCCACGACAGATCTTTGTTAGATGATCTTACAACTTCTTGTGTGTTTTTAGAAAAGAATTTTTATTCGCAACGGCCAGGAAATTATTCCGAAGGCAAAAGGGAAATGAAAAGAGAAGCCGAGAAGAGAGTTCACGATTGGGGAATTAGGCGGAAAGAAAGAAAAAAACTAGATGCAGAACTCAAACGTAGAAGAGAAGAGGCGAGTCTTTCCCACAAACATAGATCCAAAAAAGGTTTGGATCTTCATGATCATGATGGTCGTTCTAAAAAGAACTTAGCGCGTGTGAGTGGAAAAGATGGTCAAGCTGGCCGACTCAAAAATCAGTTAGAAAAAAGATACGAACAATCCGAACGAAAAGAAAATGAAATCTTTGTAAACCTTCCTGAAAAAGAAAATTTGGGGATAACTTGGAAAACGGAAATTTCCAAAAGGAAACATTTGTTTTTATGGGAAGAAGATTGTTTTGATTTTGGATTTATGAAACTAAACTTGAATACTCATATTCAAATCCAACCTGAATCAAAAATTTCGATCACTGGAAAAAACGGAACTGGTAAATCTACACTCCTTCGGTTTTTAGCAAATCAATGCGAAGAAAAACAAATTCCTTATTTGTATTTACCCCAAGAGTTTTCGAAAGAAGAGGTCCAAAGTTTGCAGTGGAAATTTCAAAACCTTCCAGCGGACGCAAAAGCGAAGGTCCTTTCGGGAATCCACCGGTTGGGAACAGATCCAAAACGTTTTGCAGAGTCAGAAAGTTTTAGTCCGGGAGAAATAAAAAAGTTATATTTATCTCTTCACCTGGAAGAGAGCCCAGAAATTCTTCTCTTAGACGAACCAACCAACCATTTGGATATAAATTCTTTAGAGGCACTCGAGTGCTCACTTAAGACCCTCCAAACCGCATTGGTGGTGGTTAGCCATGATAGGCGGTTTGTCGAATCTATCACTTGGGAAGAATGGTCATTGGAAAACCTGTCGCTCGTCCAAAAACATCTAGACAGAATCTAA
- a CDS encoding PaaI family thioesterase — translation MKSVAKKNLSFASSPDNADGLQLKITFDEDTKTAFGDYTCPEKYQGLPDQIHPGIISTILDEIMVKINEAMNFETTTGELTIRFLQPAKVNEPLHLRGWFVKKNKKIIENRAEIENEIGKIVARGKGKYIEAED, via the coding sequence ATGAAATCCGTTGCGAAAAAAAATCTCAGCTTTGCCTCCTCACCGGACAATGCAGACGGGTTGCAGTTGAAAATCACATTTGACGAAGACACAAAAACTGCCTTTGGTGATTACACCTGCCCCGAAAAATACCAGGGTTTACCGGATCAAATCCACCCAGGAATTATATCCACTATCCTAGATGAAATCATGGTTAAGATCAATGAAGCGATGAATTTTGAAACCACTACAGGTGAATTAACCATACGTTTCCTTCAACCTGCGAAAGTGAATGAACCATTACACTTACGTGGATGGTTTGTGAAAAAGAACAAAAAAATCATAGAAAACAGGGCTGAAATAGAAAATGAGATCGGCAAAATAGTGGCCCGCGGAAAAGGTAAATATATCGAAGCTGAAGACTGA
- a CDS encoding O-methyltransferase codes for MKPRPSIYIPELESFIDSTLVYKPNSVFSEMENYAKEKNIPIVTAATGAVLSHLLSLLKPNQVLELGTGLGYSTLWMATGSPGSQFVTVDRHEAQAALLDEYAKKMGIWEQIHVKRVTASVMEYLEEQTEEWKNSDLFFVDCDKITYLDIFRILWRSANPGACFLFDNMLWHGRVLQPDPKKPSDLAVMALWDEVKSQVSHYTLYPVGDGLLFFQKDKK; via the coding sequence ATGAAACCACGACCCAGTATCTATATCCCCGAATTGGAATCTTTTATAGATTCTACTTTGGTCTATAAACCTAACTCAGTTTTTTCGGAAATGGAAAATTATGCCAAAGAGAAAAACATACCCATTGTGACTGCGGCCACGGGAGCTGTGTTATCTCATCTCTTATCCCTACTGAAACCAAATCAAGTTTTAGAATTAGGTACTGGTCTTGGGTATTCTACTCTTTGGATGGCTACCGGTTCTCCAGGAAGTCAGTTTGTGACAGTAGACCGCCACGAAGCACAGGCAGCCCTTCTGGATGAGTATGCTAAAAAGATGGGGATCTGGGAACAAATCCATGTTAAGCGGGTCACTGCCTCGGTGATGGAATACTTAGAAGAACAAACAGAGGAATGGAAGAATTCAGATCTTTTTTTTGTAGATTGTGATAAAATTACCTACCTGGATATTTTCCGAATCCTTTGGAGAAGTGCCAACCCAGGAGCTTGTTTTTTATTCGATAATATGTTATGGCATGGTCGAGTCCTCCAACCTGATCCAAAGAAACCATCCGATTTGGCCGTCATGGCTCTTTGGGATGAGGTGAAATCCCAAGTTTCTCATTATACTTTGTATCCTGTAGGTGATGGGTTACTCTTTTTCCAAAAGGATAAAAAATAG
- a CDS encoding MBL fold metallo-hydrolase: protein MLTASFEYKGTKFEGLSEGGIRTSIICPSLDFMFDFGFINPDKIHIGKILLTHAHLDHSCGIPYYVSQRSLRKLPVPKIYLPKSLEPKMSQILKLYSEIEDFEYDCELIGLNFGDRVDLKPGYFFKPWQSFHRVPSQGYTVYETKRKLKKEWTSLSSEEIRNKKDLGEDPTEEISVPFVSFSGDTKIEYVLENEDVRKSKILFMECTYYCEKRDVSRAREWGHTHFDEIIEHASAFENEAIVLIHPSKRYSYRELNDLVRKKVPAILKDRLSLFLPPKT, encoded by the coding sequence ATGTTAACTGCTAGTTTCGAATACAAAGGAACCAAATTTGAAGGATTGTCCGAAGGAGGGATTCGGACATCAATCATTTGTCCTTCCCTTGACTTCATGTTTGATTTTGGATTTATCAATCCTGACAAAATTCATATTGGAAAAATTTTATTAACACATGCCCATCTAGACCATTCTTGCGGAATCCCTTACTATGTGTCACAAAGGAGCCTTCGTAAACTCCCTGTTCCTAAAATTTATCTTCCTAAATCTTTAGAACCTAAGATGTCACAAATTCTAAAATTATATTCGGAAATTGAAGATTTTGAATATGATTGCGAATTGATTGGTCTTAACTTCGGGGACAGGGTGGATTTAAAACCTGGGTATTTTTTTAAGCCATGGCAAAGTTTTCATAGAGTTCCTTCTCAAGGTTATACGGTTTATGAAACCAAACGAAAGTTAAAGAAAGAATGGACTAGTCTCAGTTCTGAAGAAATTCGGAATAAAAAGGATTTGGGGGAAGACCCAACAGAAGAAATTTCAGTTCCCTTTGTTTCCTTTTCTGGGGATACAAAAATTGAATACGTATTGGAAAATGAAGATGTTCGTAAGAGTAAAATTCTCTTTATGGAATGCACCTATTATTGTGAAAAAAGGGATGTGAGTCGGGCAAGGGAATGGGGGCACACTCATTTCGATGAAATCATAGAACATGCCTCAGCTTTCGAAAATGAAGCCATTGTACTTATCCATCCTTCTAAACGTTACAGTTATCGTGAGTTAAACGATTTAGTTCGTAAAAAAGTTCCAGCCATTTTAAAAGACCGCCTTTCTCTTTTTTTACCTCCCAAAACATGA
- a CDS encoding M16 family metallopeptidase gives MKRIFLVLLALSFSALAAREMGEFVRDLKFKPLEFEVPKITSVDQPSGVEVFSLKNAEFPIVYADIYVYHGKKHLGKRSVEIARLLEDSWELSGSAKYPKEKFLETLEFYGASFSVSIDYEKTVFSISYLKSTEKEVLPVLQSFFAEPNLDESLISTTKGKLGEEIKRRNDNPTALGSRKAKEALFRGTIAGSSMQLTSLESLKLTDLVQFQKEILSEPKRRFLVTGDFDLKSWDNFFPKLLEGSKALESEQITPSLLSENVKKEGKEIRLVAKDVNQTFISMIGVLPEHKHPDFYAVQVLNYIIGAGGFNSYYMREIRNNRGLAYSAGSNTEFQENYGTIQFFAMTKTESAKEVLSLMRELIQPKLIDSLTEEELIRAKNAIINQFVFQFEDDKRTLASEVRRRDHKMPEGYLQNFRKEIDRLTLADLKRVGKLYFQSNKLLVTIVGPKTLESSFQGSVKVINPED, from the coding sequence ATGAAACGTATTTTTTTAGTATTATTAGCTCTTAGTTTTTCTGCACTTGCTGCCCGTGAGATGGGAGAATTTGTTCGGGATCTAAAATTCAAACCATTGGAGTTCGAAGTTCCGAAAATCACCTCCGTAGACCAACCTTCCGGTGTTGAGGTGTTCTCTTTAAAAAATGCGGAATTTCCTATTGTGTATGCAGATATTTATGTTTACCACGGTAAAAAACATTTAGGCAAAAGGTCTGTCGAAATTGCCAGGTTATTAGAAGATAGTTGGGAATTGTCGGGATCTGCTAAGTATCCAAAAGAGAAGTTTTTAGAAACACTGGAGTTTTATGGAGCTTCTTTTTCTGTTTCAATCGATTACGAAAAAACTGTTTTTAGTATCTCTTATCTTAAATCCACCGAGAAGGAAGTCCTTCCTGTTTTACAGTCTTTTTTTGCCGAACCAAATTTAGATGAATCATTGATTTCTACCACAAAGGGAAAGTTAGGTGAGGAGATCAAACGTAGAAATGATAACCCTACGGCACTTGGATCTAGAAAGGCAAAGGAAGCTTTGTTTCGTGGAACCATTGCAGGTTCTTCCATGCAACTTACTTCCTTGGAATCTCTAAAACTCACTGACCTCGTCCAGTTCCAAAAAGAAATTTTGAGTGAACCCAAACGTAGATTTCTTGTGACTGGTGATTTTGATTTGAAGTCATGGGACAATTTTTTTCCTAAATTGTTGGAAGGATCGAAAGCACTGGAATCTGAACAGATCACTCCTTCTCTATTATCTGAAAATGTAAAAAAAGAAGGAAAGGAAATTCGTTTGGTAGCAAAAGATGTAAACCAAACTTTTATTTCTATGATAGGTGTCCTTCCTGAACACAAACATCCTGATTTTTATGCCGTCCAAGTTTTGAATTATATCATTGGCGCCGGAGGGTTTAATTCCTATTATATGAGAGAAATCAGAAATAATAGAGGCCTTGCTTATTCTGCAGGAAGTAATACTGAGTTTCAGGAAAACTATGGAACCATTCAGTTCTTTGCAATGACAAAAACAGAATCTGCAAAAGAAGTACTTTCCCTTATGCGAGAACTCATCCAACCAAAACTCATTGATTCCTTAACCGAAGAAGAACTAATTCGGGCCAAAAACGCCATTATCAACCAGTTTGTATTTCAATTTGAAGATGATAAACGAACTCTTGCCAGTGAAGTGAGAAGACGTGACCACAAAATGCCTGAAGGATATTTACAAAACTTTAGAAAGGAAATCGACCGCTTAACTCTAGCCGACTTAAAAAGAGTGGGCAAACTGTACTTCCAATCAAACAAATTATTAGTGACTATTGTAGGTCCCAAAACTTTGGAATCCTCCTTTCAGGGATCTGTCAAAGTGATCAATCCGGAAGATTAA